One genomic region from Halomicrobium zhouii encodes:
- a CDS encoding LVIVD repeat-containing protein, giving the protein MHRRSFLRAACGSAVLGSVGTASAHPKGSGGGQGTPVSETPTGPDPLGSLRLAGAKEAVVRDGTTVFLATTDGFAVVDVSDPADLAVAYSSDAVLDDHEHGPMRQIWDVKVDGDCLLVVGPANGGVDAVHAAVVYDVGDPTEPDRVAVHETDYPIHNAFLADGVAYLTANDFESNWLVTVDADSGEEFGRWSLLDHDEAWGDVEPVMRVLHDVWVADDIAYLAHWDAGTWILDVSDPASPEFLSRVRGRPVEELAAVANTSEEATALPGNDHFVTVDESGTLLGVGVESWAVEDGADVGPGGIHLYDVSDPTDPRERATIDPPPSPDPTRSGVWTTAHNFELADGRCYSSWYQGGVKVHDVSEPSTPRELFHWRDGSQTKFWTAQRGVPGEFFLASSWESPGDEDGAGGLYVFPDPAPAEPATESGATDSAGDGGIGSLVGLGALTGAGLGALGFSAWRARR; this is encoded by the coding sequence ATGCATCGCCGGTCGTTCCTCCGGGCTGCGTGTGGAAGCGCCGTCCTCGGGAGCGTCGGAACTGCCAGCGCACACCCGAAAGGCTCTGGCGGGGGGCAGGGGACGCCGGTCTCCGAGACGCCGACGGGACCGGACCCGCTCGGATCGCTCCGCCTCGCGGGCGCCAAGGAGGCGGTCGTCCGGGACGGAACGACCGTCTTCCTGGCGACGACTGACGGGTTCGCCGTCGTCGACGTGAGCGACCCGGCCGACCTGGCCGTCGCCTACAGTTCCGACGCCGTTCTCGACGACCACGAACACGGCCCCATGCGACAGATCTGGGACGTGAAGGTCGACGGCGACTGTCTGCTCGTGGTTGGCCCGGCCAACGGCGGCGTCGACGCCGTCCACGCCGCCGTCGTCTACGACGTCGGGGACCCGACCGAACCGGACCGCGTCGCCGTCCACGAGACGGACTACCCCATCCACAACGCCTTCCTCGCCGACGGCGTCGCCTACCTGACGGCAAACGACTTCGAATCGAACTGGCTCGTCACCGTCGACGCCGACTCGGGCGAGGAGTTCGGCCGGTGGTCGTTGCTTGACCACGACGAGGCCTGGGGTGACGTCGAACCGGTTATGCGCGTCCTCCACGACGTCTGGGTCGCCGACGACATCGCCTACCTCGCCCACTGGGACGCCGGCACCTGGATTCTGGACGTGTCGGACCCGGCCAGCCCTGAGTTTCTCTCTCGCGTCCGCGGTCGGCCGGTCGAGGAACTCGCCGCCGTGGCGAACACCTCGGAGGAAGCGACGGCGCTGCCCGGCAACGACCACTTCGTCACCGTCGACGAGAGCGGGACGCTGCTCGGTGTCGGCGTGGAGTCGTGGGCCGTCGAAGACGGTGCGGACGTCGGCCCAGGCGGCATCCACCTCTACGACGTCTCCGACCCGACAGACCCGCGCGAACGGGCAACGATCGACCCGCCGCCGTCGCCCGACCCGACCCGGTCGGGCGTCTGGACGACGGCCCACAACTTCGAACTCGCCGACGGCCGGTGCTACTCCTCGTGGTACCAGGGTGGCGTGAAGGTCCACGACGTCTCCGAGCCGTCGACGCCGCGGGAGCTGTTTCACTGGCGCGACGGGAGCCAGACGAAGTTCTGGACGGCCCAGCGGGGCGTGCCCGGCGAGTTCTTCCTCGCCAGCAGCTGGGAGTCCCCCGGTGACGAGGACGGCGCCGGCGGGCTGTACGTCTTCCCGGACCCGGCACCGGCTGAACCGGCGACGGAGTCGGGGGCGACAGACTCGGCCGGAGACGGCGGCATCGGCTCGCTCGTCGGTCTCGGCGCGCTCACCGGCGCCGGCCTCGGTGCGCTGGGGTTCAGCGCCTGGCGCGCTCGGCGATAG
- a CDS encoding DUF7504 family protein yields MDADTETYHFRIDDADPFGGVLEAIQFVKGRDALELEPLGRVVDPDALDTLVSESSSVSVSFTVDDLEVEVTSAGDIYVADTTPDAFIHESIDGAANVLLTTHSHSHEACVDLLSVAPYDQENLLGVLHAESFDRRVSAWEQYMDERPADTAAINLGDFPRSSAAATTRGAASGRLESFSYIPDASDLPELAATITERLGSLAASDRQLVVCFDSVTRLLQTTPREQALEFLRATTDRMATADAVAHYHFDPEPFGEETVSAVTDLFDSRVVVAEDGDWTVQ; encoded by the coding sequence ATGGACGCCGACACAGAGACGTACCACTTCAGGATCGACGACGCGGATCCGTTCGGTGGAGTACTGGAGGCGATCCAGTTCGTGAAGGGGCGAGACGCCCTCGAACTGGAACCCCTCGGACGCGTGGTCGACCCGGACGCCCTGGACACGCTGGTGTCCGAATCGAGCAGCGTTTCCGTCTCGTTCACGGTCGACGACCTCGAGGTCGAGGTGACCTCCGCCGGCGACATCTACGTCGCCGACACGACGCCCGACGCGTTCATCCACGAGTCGATCGACGGGGCGGCAAACGTCCTCCTGACGACGCACTCACACTCCCACGAGGCCTGCGTGGACCTCCTGTCCGTCGCGCCGTATGACCAGGAGAACCTGCTGGGAGTGTTGCACGCGGAATCCTTCGATCGTCGCGTCTCCGCCTGGGAACAGTACATGGACGAACGACCGGCAGACACCGCCGCGATCAACCTGGGGGACTTCCCCCGGTCGTCGGCCGCCGCGACCACCCGGGGAGCGGCGAGTGGGCGCCTCGAATCATTCTCGTACATCCCGGACGCGAGCGACCTCCCGGAGCTGGCGGCGACGATTACGGAGCGCCTGGGATCACTGGCGGCGAGCGACCGACAGCTCGTCGTCTGCTTCGATTCGGTGACCAGGTTACTCCAGACTACGCCCCGGGAGCAGGCGCTGGAGTTCCTCCGTGCGACTACCGACCGGATGGCCACGGCGGACGCAGTCGCACACTACCACTTCGACCCGGAACCGTTCGGCGAGGAGACGGTGTCGGCGGTAACCGACCTGTTCGACAGTCGCGTCGTCGTCGCCGAGGACGGTGACTGGACCGTCCAGTAA